One Microlunatus soli genomic window carries:
- the sigJ gene encoding RNA polymerase sigma factor SigJ, with amino-acid sequence MIESECDDTSAFLEQRDRLFAIVYALLGSASDADDVLQQTWLAWSAADRSAVRSPRAYLVRVAVNAALAHRSATARRRENYVGSWLPEPTGTPADVDSDDHVLRAEAMSVALLVVLESLSPTERAVFVLHEAFGFPHTEIAAMLDRSPAAVRQLAHRAREHVRARRPRYEADRHLQRRVTEAFMAAAIDGDLEGLLVVLAPDATLWTDGGGKGPATSLQPVHGREAVARLLTTVAAQAPAHLSVRYQHVGGDWAAVVLDQNDPFAVLVLDLADDGLIHGVYSVTNPDKLTRIH; translated from the coding sequence ATGATCGAATCCGAATGCGACGACACGTCCGCCTTCCTGGAACAACGGGACAGGCTGTTCGCCATCGTCTATGCCCTGTTGGGCAGCGCGTCCGACGCCGACGACGTGCTGCAACAGACCTGGCTGGCCTGGTCGGCGGCCGATCGCAGCGCGGTGCGTTCACCGCGGGCGTATCTGGTCAGAGTCGCGGTCAACGCAGCTCTTGCCCACCGGTCGGCGACCGCACGGCGCAGGGAGAACTACGTCGGGTCATGGCTGCCCGAGCCGACGGGGACACCGGCCGACGTCGACAGTGACGACCACGTGCTGCGGGCCGAAGCGATGTCGGTCGCCTTGCTGGTGGTGTTGGAGAGTCTGTCTCCCACCGAACGGGCGGTGTTCGTCCTGCACGAGGCATTCGGCTTTCCGCACACCGAGATCGCCGCGATGCTGGACCGCAGCCCGGCAGCCGTACGGCAGTTGGCGCACCGGGCGCGCGAGCACGTCCGGGCGCGCCGACCCCGGTACGAGGCCGATCGGCACCTCCAGCGGCGGGTCACCGAGGCGTTCATGGCGGCGGCCATCGACGGAGATCTGGAGGGCCTGCTGGTGGTGTTGGCACCGGACGCAACGTTGTGGACCGATGGTGGCGGCAAGGGGCCGGCGACCAGTCTGCAGCCGGTGCACGGGCGTGAAGCGGTGGCGCGATTGCTGACGACCGTGGCTGCACAGGCGCCGGCGCACTTGTCGGTGCGCTACCAGCACGTCGGTGGCGACTGGGCCGCTGTCGTGCTGGACCAGAACGATCCGTTCGCCGTGCTGGTTCTCGATCTGGCGGACGACGGGTTGATCCACGGGGTCTACTCGGTCACCAACCCGGACAAGCTGACCAGGATTCATTGA
- a CDS encoding GNAT family N-acetyltransferase — protein MTTDNSARRVDVRPADHADRELLTSLWMLFHHDLSAFTDAYPDERGRYRTDRLDSAFDDPHWMPYVIRTDRRPAGLAVVRRADQVPHVLTAFFLVKPARRRGIGTTAAQQVIRRHPGPWEIAFQPSNAGAAAFWRRLAETVAAGRWREEQRDVPDRHDLPPDSWIIFDPS, from the coding sequence ATGACCACGGACAACTCGGCTCGACGCGTCGATGTCCGGCCAGCCGACCACGCCGACCGTGAGCTCCTGACCAGCCTGTGGATGTTGTTCCACCACGACCTGTCCGCCTTCACCGACGCCTACCCCGACGAACGCGGCCGGTACCGCACCGATCGGCTCGACTCGGCATTCGACGACCCGCACTGGATGCCGTACGTCATCCGTACCGATCGTCGGCCGGCCGGTCTGGCCGTGGTCCGGCGCGCCGATCAGGTCCCGCATGTGCTGACCGCGTTCTTCCTCGTCAAGCCGGCCCGGCGCCGCGGCATCGGGACGACCGCAGCGCAACAGGTCATCCGACGCCATCCGGGCCCGTGGGAGATCGCGTTCCAACCGTCCAACGCCGGGGCGGCTGCGTTCTGGCGGCGACTGGCGGAAACCGTTGCAGCCGGGCGCTGGCGAGAGGAACAGCGAGACGTTCCCGACCGTCACGACCTGCCGCCGGACAGCTGGATCATCTTCGATCCCAGCTGA
- a CDS encoding ABC transporter permease, with amino-acid sequence MSDDAGGGGLQGTAQLIKFTLRRDRLPVPAWAMLAILLPWGIASGTLSLYPTPAALADYAIDALRNGAEVAMRGIIYSPTSGGVTAWGAGMSSALVAAFASALLIIRHTRAEEDSGRSELLGATSVGRSARLAAPLIVIGAANLVIGAVMAVPLIASGLPVPGSVLLGLSTGGVGLVITAASAVIAQWVGTAGQARSVSILVIAGFFVIRAVGDSTVGWLSWLSPFGWARLSRAYAGDRWWVLGLFAATAAGLMIIAGLVQRRRDIGSGLLQPRPGPAVATRWLNSIAASTWRTHRAGVIIWAVAFAVVGALIGAAAAGASDQLGAMFSGSDALLSFTFLILSQAATAFGIISVGRLRAEELDGHGELLLPAAGSRWRWAASHLVVGIVGPGLLLLAAGVTAGLTSVAAGGEDATSWGRVLASALIWLPAVWIITAIAMALVGLWPRSTPGLPWALLIIALLLELGHEFGLLGDAVLALSPYSHIPRLLLGQAVSAAVLAVSVIIAAALCTAGLVGIRNRDLGR; translated from the coding sequence GTGTCTGACGACGCGGGTGGCGGCGGACTGCAGGGGACCGCGCAGTTGATCAAGTTCACGTTGCGTCGTGATCGACTTCCCGTGCCGGCCTGGGCCATGTTGGCGATCCTGCTTCCGTGGGGCATCGCCAGCGGGACCTTGTCTCTGTATCCCACGCCTGCTGCGCTGGCGGATTACGCGATCGACGCGCTTCGCAACGGCGCCGAGGTCGCCATGCGCGGCATCATCTACAGTCCGACCTCCGGCGGAGTCACGGCCTGGGGAGCCGGAATGAGCAGTGCCCTCGTCGCCGCGTTCGCCTCCGCGTTGTTGATCATCCGTCACACCCGGGCCGAGGAGGACAGCGGGCGCAGTGAATTGCTGGGTGCCACCAGCGTCGGTCGTTCGGCCAGGCTGGCCGCGCCGCTGATCGTGATCGGCGCGGCGAATCTGGTGATCGGCGCGGTGATGGCTGTGCCGCTGATCGCCTCCGGGCTTCCGGTCCCGGGATCGGTGCTGCTGGGGCTGTCGACGGGCGGGGTCGGACTCGTGATCACAGCCGCATCGGCCGTCATCGCACAATGGGTCGGAACCGCCGGGCAGGCTCGCAGCGTCAGCATTCTGGTGATCGCCGGCTTCTTCGTCATCCGCGCGGTCGGCGACAGCACGGTCGGTTGGTTGTCGTGGTTGTCCCCGTTCGGTTGGGCACGGCTCAGCCGCGCCTACGCCGGCGATCGCTGGTGGGTGCTCGGCCTCTTTGCCGCGACCGCGGCCGGGCTGATGATCATTGCCGGTCTGGTGCAACGACGCCGAGATATCGGCTCCGGCCTGCTGCAGCCCCGTCCCGGGCCGGCGGTCGCCACCCGGTGGCTCAACAGCATTGCGGCATCCACCTGGCGTACCCATCGAGCCGGTGTGATCATCTGGGCCGTGGCCTTCGCGGTTGTCGGCGCGTTGATCGGTGCGGCCGCCGCGGGTGCTTCCGATCAACTCGGGGCGATGTTCTCCGGGTCGGATGCGTTGCTCAGCTTCACGTTTTTGATCCTGAGCCAAGCGGCGACGGCTTTCGGCATCATCTCCGTCGGACGGCTTCGCGCTGAGGAGTTGGACGGACACGGTGAGCTGCTGCTGCCTGCGGCCGGCAGCCGCTGGCGCTGGGCGGCGTCCCATCTCGTGGTCGGCATCGTCGGACCCGGGTTGCTCCTGCTGGCCGCCGGGGTGACTGCCGGGCTGACCTCGGTCGCAGCGGGTGGCGAGGACGCAACATCCTGGGGTCGGGTGCTTGCATCGGCGTTGATCTGGCTGCCGGCTGTCTGGATCATCACGGCGATCGCGATGGCCTTGGTCGGGCTCTGGCCTCGGTCGACTCCGGGTCTGCCGTGGGCGCTGTTGATCATCGCACTGCTGCTCGAACTGGGGCACGAGTTCGGCCTGCTCGGTGACGCCGTCCTGGCGCTGTCGCCGTACAGCCACATTCCTCGGCTGCTGCTGGGGCAGGCCGTGTCGGCAGCCGTGCTCGCCGTCTCGGTGATCATCGCGGCCGCTCTGTGCACGGCCGGTTTGGTCGGTATCCGGAACCGGGATCTCGGTCGATGA
- a CDS encoding amidohydrolase family protein: MRTLIRDARLFDGEQVIEETDIVIDGTVIAAPDNTAADHVVDGAGRTVLPGLIDAHTHVFDGSLAEALRYGVTTELDMFCLPANLRRQRRLARERDDVADIRSAGTLATPPGGHPSQLMTALDDPDSFGEAIGAFDTIAEVGEAAAFVRRRIEEGADYLKVIIDDGALHGNRLPVMTAELAAALVAAGHDAGLQVVAHALSHREVVTALDAGVDVLAHVWTDNVAAADELAARVVEQGVGVVSTLAYFEAVGSGVEVDRLSDSTFDNAVRVAAALHRAGATLLAGTDATPFAPKHGAGLQRELQLLTTAGLTPLEALTAATSSNADRFGLTDRGRIAPGHRADLLLVDGDPTRDIGAVSNLVDVWRRGVPLGEVNVMA, from the coding sequence ATGAGAACCCTGATCCGGGACGCTCGCCTGTTCGACGGCGAGCAGGTAATCGAGGAAACCGACATCGTGATCGACGGGACGGTGATCGCGGCACCCGACAACACAGCCGCCGATCACGTCGTCGACGGCGCCGGCCGTACGGTGCTGCCCGGCCTGATCGACGCACACACCCACGTGTTCGACGGCAGTCTGGCCGAAGCGCTTCGGTACGGCGTGACGACGGAGCTGGACATGTTCTGCCTGCCGGCCAATCTCCGGCGTCAACGACGCCTGGCCCGCGAACGAGACGATGTCGCCGACATCCGCAGTGCCGGCACCCTGGCCACTCCCCCCGGTGGCCATCCTAGCCAACTGATGACGGCCCTGGACGACCCTGACAGCTTCGGCGAGGCGATCGGCGCCTTCGACACCATCGCCGAGGTCGGCGAGGCCGCGGCCTTCGTCAGGCGACGGATCGAGGAAGGGGCCGATTACCTGAAGGTGATCATCGATGACGGCGCTCTGCACGGCAACCGACTGCCGGTGATGACCGCAGAACTGGCCGCTGCCCTGGTCGCTGCCGGTCACGATGCCGGCCTGCAGGTGGTCGCTCATGCCCTGTCGCACCGCGAAGTCGTGACTGCGCTCGACGCCGGGGTCGACGTCCTGGCCCACGTGTGGACCGACAACGTGGCCGCAGCGGACGAGTTGGCCGCCCGTGTGGTGGAGCAGGGTGTCGGTGTTGTCAGCACCCTGGCCTACTTCGAGGCGGTCGGGTCGGGGGTCGAAGTGGATCGCTTGAGCGACAGCACGTTCGACAACGCCGTCCGGGTGGCCGCGGCGCTGCACCGCGCCGGGGCGACGCTGCTCGCCGGAACCGACGCGACACCGTTCGCCCCGAAACACGGGGCGGGACTGCAGCGCGAGCTTCAGTTGTTGACGACTGCCGGATTGACGCCGCTCGAGGCGCTCACTGCGGCGACGAGCTCGAACGCGGACCGCTTCGGCCTGACCGATCGCGGCCGAATCGCACCGGGTCATCGGGCCGACCTGCTGCTGGTCGACGGCGACCCGACCCGAGACATCGGGGCGGTCAGCAACCTGGTCGACGTCTGGCGTCGCGGGGTGCCGCTCGGCGAGGTGAACGTCATGGCGTGA
- a CDS encoding ABC transporter ATP-binding protein: protein MADSLVIDVQDLTKRYGSALALDGLSLEVREGEIHGFLGPNGAGKSTTIRTLLGLQRADGGTARLFGRDAWKEASQLHRRISYVPGDVALWPNLTGGEVIDLICRLRGNQDPGRRRALIELFELDPRKRSGTYSKGNRQKVAIIAALASRSDLFIFDEPTSGLDPLMEARFQQAVRDVCGDGATVLLSSHILSEVNALCDRVTIIRAGRVADSAPIDRLRHLGQVMVDVELTAPATDEPAVEKPGLSVDGTHVSGELDTAELDEFLRSCTRIGIREISIQPPSLEQVFLRHYDQGRLPTGRDDSVREASRV from the coding sequence ATGGCGGATTCCTTGGTCATCGACGTCCAGGACCTGACGAAGCGTTACGGCTCAGCCCTGGCGCTCGACGGGCTGTCGTTGGAGGTCCGCGAGGGCGAGATCCACGGCTTCCTCGGCCCGAACGGTGCCGGCAAGTCGACCACGATCCGGACCCTGCTCGGTCTGCAACGTGCCGACGGCGGCACCGCCAGACTGTTCGGCCGGGACGCCTGGAAGGAAGCTTCGCAGCTTCACCGACGGATCTCCTACGTGCCCGGCGATGTGGCATTGTGGCCCAACCTGACCGGCGGTGAGGTCATCGATCTGATCTGTCGGCTGCGCGGCAATCAGGATCCCGGGCGGCGCCGGGCCCTGATCGAGCTCTTCGAGTTGGATCCCCGGAAGCGGTCCGGCACGTATTCCAAGGGCAACCGGCAGAAGGTCGCGATCATCGCAGCGTTGGCGTCGCGGTCCGACCTGTTCATCTTCGACGAACCGACGTCCGGCCTCGATCCGTTGATGGAGGCTCGCTTCCAGCAGGCCGTTCGGGACGTGTGCGGCGATGGGGCCACGGTGCTGCTGTCCAGCCACATCCTCAGTGAGGTCAACGCGCTGTGCGACCGGGTCACCATCATCCGCGCCGGACGAGTCGCCGACAGTGCACCGATCGACCGTCTTCGACACCTGGGACAGGTCATGGTGGACGTCGAACTGACCGCACCCGCGACGGATGAACCGGCCGTCGAGAAGCCGGGGTTGTCGGTCGATGGCACCCACGTCAGTGGCGAACTGGACACCGCTGAACTCGACGAGTTCCTGCGGAGCTGCACGCGGATCGGCATCCGCGAGATCAGCATCCAGCCGCCGTCCCTGGAACAGGTGTTCCTCCGCCATTACGATCAGGGCCGCCTCCCGACCGGCCGCGACGACTCCGTCCGGGAGGCCAGCCGTGTCTGA
- a CDS encoding TetR family transcriptional regulator, whose product MDDRQDLTARARIRDAALELFAERGVAGTSLRSVAERASVSLALVQYHFTSKAGLASACDDYVVEFFRNTAKQAADGAVSDPQFISAARRDATSVWHYLGRALADDTPAAAVIFDELLILTQEYLPGDKEETVTEAAVFVAMRLGVYVLHQHISRAIGVDAVTPAGMHRISTALLKIISPSFVGAAAAEQAETGLAGARPDDGEQ is encoded by the coding sequence ATGGACGACAGACAGGATCTGACGGCGCGAGCGCGGATCCGCGATGCGGCACTCGAACTGTTCGCCGAGCGGGGCGTCGCCGGGACCAGCCTGCGCAGTGTCGCCGAGCGTGCCTCGGTGTCGCTTGCTCTGGTGCAGTATCACTTCACCTCCAAGGCCGGGCTGGCCTCGGCCTGTGACGACTACGTGGTGGAGTTCTTCCGCAACACCGCCAAGCAGGCTGCCGACGGTGCGGTGTCCGATCCTCAGTTCATCTCCGCCGCGCGGCGCGACGCGACGTCGGTGTGGCATTACCTCGGTCGGGCGCTGGCCGATGACACACCGGCCGCCGCGGTGATCTTCGACGAGTTGTTGATCTTGACCCAGGAGTACCTGCCCGGAGACAAGGAAGAGACCGTGACCGAGGCCGCCGTCTTCGTCGCCATGCGGCTGGGCGTGTACGTGTTGCATCAGCACATCTCGCGCGCGATCGGTGTTGATGCCGTCACCCCTGCTGGCATGCATCGGATCTCAACGGCGCTGTTGAAGATCATTTCGCCGTCCTTCGTCGGCGCCGCCGCAGCCGAGCAGGCCGAGACCGGCCTGGCCGGAGCTCGTCCGGATGACGGTGAGCAGTGA